The proteins below come from a single Triticum aestivum cultivar Chinese Spring chromosome 5D, IWGSC CS RefSeq v2.1, whole genome shotgun sequence genomic window:
- the LOC123123391 gene encoding histone H2A.1-like — protein sequence MAGRKGGDRKKAVTRSVKAGLQFPVGRIGRYLKKGRYAQRVGSGAPVYLAAVLEYLAAEVLELAGNAAKDNKKTRIIPRHLLLAVRNDQELGRLLAGVTIAHGGVIPNINSVLLPKKSAAAEKEAKSPKKKAATKSPKKKAAATKE from the exons GGCGACAGGAAGAAGGCGGTGACCCGCTCCGTAAAGGCCGGGCTCCAGTTCCCCGTCGGCCGCATCGGGCGCTACCTCAAGAAGGGCCGCTACGCCCAGCGCGTCGGCTCCGGCGCCCCCGTCTACCTCGCCGCCGTCCTCGAGTACCTCGCCGCCGAG GTCCTGGAGCTTGCAGGCAACGCTGCCAAGGACAACAAGAAGACGCGCATCATCCCGCGCCACCTGCTGCTCGCCGTCCGCAACGACCAGGAGCTCGGCAGGCTGCTCGCTGGCGTGACCATCGCCCACGGTGGCGTGATCCCCAACATCAACTCtgtgctgctccccaagaagtccgccgcagccgagaaggaggccaagtcGCCCAAGAAGAAGGCCGCCACCAAGTCCCccaagaagaaggccgccgccACCAAGGAGTAG